One segment of Gaiella occulta DNA contains the following:
- the clpP gene encoding ATP-dependent Clp endopeptidase proteolytic subunit ClpP, with translation MIPMVIEQTSRGERSFDIYSRLLNERIIFLGTQVDDQIANLIVAQLLHLESEDPDKDISLYINSPGGSVYAGLAIYDTMQFIKPDVSTICVGIAMSMGALLLAGGAAGKRMALPNSKILIHQVWGGYQGQASDIEIHAKETIALKRKLEEIMAHHTGQDIEKVRQDMDRDYFMTSEEAREYGLIDRVIVHR, from the coding sequence TTGATCCCCATGGTGATCGAGCAGACCTCGCGCGGCGAGCGGTCGTTCGACATCTACTCCCGTCTGCTCAACGAGCGGATCATCTTTCTCGGCACACAGGTCGACGACCAGATCGCGAACCTGATCGTGGCGCAGTTGCTCCATCTCGAGTCGGAGGATCCGGACAAGGACATCTCCCTGTACATCAACTCGCCGGGCGGCTCGGTCTACGCGGGCCTGGCGATCTACGACACGATGCAGTTCATCAAGCCGGACGTGTCGACGATCTGCGTCGGCATCGCCATGAGCATGGGCGCGCTCCTGCTCGCCGGCGGCGCGGCAGGGAAGCGGATGGCGCTGCCGAACTCGAAGATCCTGATCCACCAGGTCTGGGGCGGCTACCAGGGGCAGGCGTCCGACATCGAGATCCATGCCAAGGAGACGATCGCGCTGAAGCGGAAGCTCGAGGAGATCATGGCCCACCACACGGGCCAGGACATCGAGAAGGTACGCCAGGACATGGATCGCGACTACTTCATGACCTCCGAGGAGGCCAGGGAGTACGGCCTCATCGACCGTGTGATCGTGCACCGCTGA
- the clpX gene encoding ATP-dependent Clp protease ATP-binding subunit ClpX, protein MARASDGNEQLLCSFCGKSQRQVKKLIAGPGVYICDECIDLCNEIIDEELTAPTSLDLDNLPRPKDIYTVLNDYVVSQEEAKRTLSVAVYNHYKRVRMGQAEESDVELQKSNILLLGPTGCGKTLLAQTLARIINVPFAIADATALTEAGYVGEDVENILLKLIQAADFDIKKAETGIIYIDEVDKIARKADNPSITRDVSGEGVQQALLKILEGTVASVPPQGGRKHPHQEFLSIDTTNILFICGGAFAGLDRIIERRIGKNAVGFGANVRSKHSDEGAELLSAVMPEDLVNFGLIPEFIGRLPVVSAVHQLRRDDLVQILTEPKNALTRQYQRFFGYDSIELVFTDDALWEIAERALERETGARGLRSIIEAALLDVMFELPSRRDVSKCVITKETISKGLKPTLVTSGASELDELDAAAGSSA, encoded by the coding sequence GTGGCACGGGCAAGCGACGGGAACGAGCAGCTGCTGTGCAGCTTCTGCGGCAAGAGCCAGCGGCAGGTCAAGAAGCTGATCGCCGGCCCCGGCGTCTACATCTGCGACGAGTGCATCGATCTCTGCAACGAGATCATCGACGAGGAGCTCACCGCCCCGACATCGCTCGACCTCGACAACCTGCCGCGGCCGAAGGACATCTACACCGTCCTCAACGACTATGTCGTGTCCCAGGAGGAGGCCAAGCGGACGCTGTCGGTCGCGGTCTACAACCACTACAAACGCGTCCGCATGGGGCAGGCCGAGGAGAGCGACGTCGAGCTGCAGAAGTCGAACATCCTGCTGCTCGGCCCGACCGGTTGCGGCAAGACGCTGCTCGCCCAGACGCTCGCGCGGATCATCAACGTCCCGTTCGCGATCGCCGACGCGACGGCGCTCACCGAGGCAGGCTATGTCGGCGAGGATGTCGAGAACATCCTGCTCAAGCTGATCCAGGCGGCGGACTTCGACATCAAGAAGGCCGAGACGGGGATCATCTACATCGACGAGGTCGACAAGATCGCGCGCAAGGCGGACAACCCGTCGATCACGCGCGACGTCTCCGGCGAGGGCGTTCAGCAGGCGCTCCTGAAGATCCTCGAGGGCACGGTGGCGTCCGTGCCGCCGCAGGGCGGGCGCAAGCACCCGCACCAGGAATTCCTCTCGATCGACACGACCAACATCCTCTTCATCTGCGGCGGCGCGTTCGCGGGCCTCGACCGCATCATCGAGCGGCGCATCGGCAAGAACGCCGTCGGCTTCGGTGCCAACGTGCGCTCGAAGCACTCCGACGAGGGCGCCGAGCTGCTCTCCGCGGTGATGCCCGAGGATCTCGTCAACTTCGGCCTGATCCCCGAATTCATCGGCCGCCTCCCGGTCGTGTCGGCGGTGCATCAGCTGCGCCGCGACGACCTCGTGCAGATCCTCACCGAGCCGAAGAACGCGCTCACCCGCCAGTACCAGCGCTTCTTCGGATACGACTCGATCGAGCTCGTGTTCACCGACGACGCGCTGTGGGAGATCGCCGAGAGGGCGCTCGAGCGCGAGACCGGCGCCCGCGGTCTGCGGTCGATCATCGAGGCGGCGCTGCTCGACGTCATGTTCGAGCTTCCCTCGCGCAGGGACGTCTCCAAGTGCGTCATCACGAAGGAGACGATCTCGAAGGGGCTCAAGCCGACGCTCGTCACGAGCGGCGCGTCAGAGCTCGACGAGCTCGACGCGGCGGCCGGCAGCTCCGCCTGA
- a CDS encoding valine--tRNA ligase: protein MEKLYEPAAAERRWQETWEREGLFRAGAGARRDESYVICVPPPNVTGDLHLGHALNGSIQDVLVRWHRMQGYRTLWQPGYDHAGISTQNVVEKQLANEGLTRHDLGREAFVARTWQWLEQTGRTIMDQYRRLGASLDYERERFTLDEGYSRAVVAFFVRLWERGWIYRANRIVNWCPFHQTAISDLEVQHEEMDDTLTFVRYPFADGAGSGADGEGIVVATVRPATILGDVAVAVHPDDERYRDAVGRDVVVPYVERRVPVIADARVDPAFGSGAVKITPGHDPMDFDIGRDHGLPEPAVIGPDGRMSDAAGDLAGLTQADADAAIVAWIKERGWLVKREHYRHAVGTCERCRSRIEPLISLQWWCRMDEPARPAIEALRERRVRYHPESQHRFAIQSLEQAPDWCLSRQLWWGHQLPVWYRPDGEPICARTEEEAQQQAGEGVPLTRDPDVLDTWFSSALWPFATLGWPDETPELAAYYPGNVSSTAREIIRLWENRMIWTGLEVMGDVPFTDVIIHSTVLAPDGRRMSKSLGTGIDPIETIDAHGADATRYGLLKISSTQDVRFSIGAIEEGRKLANKLWNVARLILQNADGVTPALHARALEERWILARIDAARAEVEEAWGRFDFATATNVLYHLTFDDFCDWYAEAVKPRLYDRDVDAIATAQAALERLLTLLHPVLPHVTEEIWSHLPDRRARLIVSPWLEPDARFAADAVALEHVQEAAVMFRRSGVQIELGSDDERRIFAAVVKPERQNAAGDASAEIERLRKEIARASSMLANDRFVRNAPADVVAAEQEKLARYRRELGALGGVES from the coding sequence ATGGAGAAGCTGTACGAGCCCGCTGCCGCGGAGAGGCGCTGGCAGGAGACCTGGGAGCGGGAGGGATTGTTCCGGGCAGGCGCCGGCGCGCGGCGGGACGAGAGCTACGTCATCTGCGTGCCGCCGCCGAACGTCACGGGCGACCTCCACCTGGGGCACGCGCTCAACGGCTCGATCCAGGACGTGCTCGTGCGCTGGCACCGGATGCAGGGATACCGGACGCTCTGGCAGCCCGGCTACGACCACGCGGGCATCTCCACGCAGAACGTCGTCGAGAAGCAGCTCGCGAACGAGGGGCTCACCCGCCACGACCTCGGGCGCGAGGCGTTCGTCGCGCGCACGTGGCAGTGGCTCGAGCAGACCGGGCGCACGATCATGGACCAGTACCGGCGCCTCGGCGCCTCGCTCGACTACGAGCGCGAGCGCTTCACGCTCGACGAGGGGTACTCGCGGGCGGTCGTGGCGTTCTTCGTGCGGCTGTGGGAGCGGGGCTGGATCTACCGCGCGAACCGGATCGTCAACTGGTGTCCGTTCCATCAGACGGCCATCTCCGATCTGGAGGTGCAGCACGAGGAGATGGACGACACCCTCACCTTCGTCCGCTACCCCTTCGCGGACGGGGCCGGCTCCGGTGCCGACGGCGAGGGCATCGTCGTCGCGACGGTGCGTCCCGCCACCATCCTCGGCGACGTCGCCGTCGCGGTGCACCCGGACGACGAGCGCTATCGCGACGCCGTCGGGCGCGACGTCGTCGTGCCCTACGTCGAGCGCCGCGTGCCCGTCATCGCCGACGCGCGCGTCGATCCCGCGTTCGGCTCCGGCGCGGTGAAGATCACGCCGGGGCACGATCCGATGGACTTCGACATCGGCCGCGACCACGGCCTCCCCGAGCCTGCCGTGATCGGCCCGGACGGGCGCATGAGCGACGCCGCCGGTGACCTCGCCGGGCTCACGCAGGCCGACGCGGACGCGGCGATCGTCGCGTGGATCAAGGAGCGCGGCTGGCTCGTCAAGCGCGAGCATTACCGGCACGCGGTCGGCACGTGCGAGCGCTGCCGTTCGCGCATCGAGCCGCTGATCTCGCTGCAGTGGTGGTGCCGGATGGACGAGCCTGCGCGGCCCGCGATCGAGGCGCTCCGCGAGCGACGCGTCCGCTACCACCCCGAGTCGCAGCACCGGTTCGCGATCCAGTCGCTCGAGCAGGCACCCGACTGGTGCCTGTCGCGCCAGCTCTGGTGGGGGCACCAGCTGCCGGTGTGGTACCGGCCCGACGGCGAGCCCATCTGCGCGAGAACGGAAGAGGAGGCGCAGCAGCAGGCGGGCGAAGGAGTGCCGTTGACGCGCGACCCCGACGTGCTCGACACGTGGTTCTCGTCCGCGCTGTGGCCGTTCGCGACGCTCGGCTGGCCCGACGAGACGCCCGAGCTGGCCGCCTACTACCCGGGGAACGTGAGCTCGACCGCCCGCGAGATCATCCGGCTGTGGGAGAACCGCATGATCTGGACGGGTCTCGAGGTGATGGGCGACGTGCCGTTCACCGACGTGATCATCCACTCGACCGTGCTCGCTCCCGACGGGCGCCGCATGTCGAAGAGCCTCGGCACCGGCATCGACCCGATCGAGACGATCGACGCGCACGGTGCCGACGCCACCCGCTACGGCCTGCTCAAGATCTCGTCGACCCAGGACGTGCGCTTCTCGATCGGCGCCATCGAGGAAGGGCGGAAGCTGGCGAACAAGCTGTGGAACGTCGCCCGGCTGATCTTGCAGAACGCCGACGGCGTGACGCCGGCGCTCCACGCACGGGCGCTCGAAGAGCGATGGATCCTGGCGCGCATCGACGCCGCCCGCGCCGAGGTCGAGGAGGCGTGGGGCCGGTTCGACTTCGCGACGGCGACCAACGTCCTCTACCACCTCACGTTCGACGACTTCTGCGACTGGTACGCCGAGGCGGTGAAGCCGCGCCTCTACGACCGCGACGTCGACGCGATCGCGACCGCGCAGGCCGCTCTCGAGCGGTTGCTCACACTGCTCCATCCCGTGCTCCCACACGTCACCGAGGAGATCTGGTCGCACCTGCCCGATCGCCGCGCGCGGCTGATCGTCTCGCCCTGGCTCGAGCCGGACGCGCGCTTCGCGGCCGACGCGGTCGCGCTCGAGCACGTTCAGGAGGCGGCCGTCATGTTCCGGCGCAGCGGCGTCCAGATCGAGCTCGGCTCCGACGACGAGCGGCGCATCTTCGCCGCCGTCGTGAAGCCGGAGCGGCAGAACGCGGCGGGCGACGCGAGCGCCGAGATCGAGCGCCTGCGCAAGGAGATCGCGCGCGCCTCCTCGATGCTCGCGAACGACCGCTTCGTCCGCAATGCCCCGGCCGACGTCGTTGCGGCCGAACAGGAGAAGCTCGCCCGCTACCGGCGTGAGCTCGGGGCCCTCGGCGGCGTGGAGAGCTGA
- a CDS encoding bifunctional folylpolyglutamate synthase/dihydrofolate synthase, whose amino-acid sequence MESALSWLASLSPWPADGFGLARMRALLADLGDPQHAFEAVHVVGTNGKSTATVTVEQLLLADGLVVGATISPHVRSWSERIRIGGHAADLEAALRHVRPAAERHEATQFETITAAALAAFAAARVDVAVVEAGLGGRHDATNVLRSRVVLLTNVGLDHTDVLGDTVEAIAREKLAVAHDDNTIVVLPDDTFAPLVPAGVTVIGGAREAAEAFAGHPLGPAPAIVLPGRLERRGAEIRDGAHNPDGVAWLRAQLEGAEHVLVASILRDKDVDAMLEGLAALGRTLVATGSSNARALTAAELAARARGRFDTIEAIDDPVAAVARAHALGEPVLVTGSLYLLADLEAAEPR is encoded by the coding sequence ATGGAGTCCGCGCTTTCCTGGCTCGCGTCGCTCAGCCCATGGCCGGCCGACGGCTTCGGGCTCGCGCGCATGCGCGCTCTGCTGGCCGACCTCGGCGACCCGCAGCACGCCTTCGAGGCGGTGCACGTGGTCGGGACGAACGGCAAGTCGACGGCGACCGTGACGGTGGAGCAGCTGCTGCTCGCCGACGGGCTCGTCGTGGGGGCGACGATCTCGCCGCACGTCCGCTCGTGGAGCGAGCGGATCCGCATCGGCGGCCACGCGGCCGACCTCGAGGCCGCGCTCCGGCACGTGCGTCCCGCCGCCGAGCGCCACGAGGCCACGCAGTTCGAGACGATCACCGCGGCCGCGCTGGCGGCCTTCGCCGCCGCGCGCGTCGACGTGGCGGTCGTCGAGGCCGGGCTCGGAGGCCGCCACGACGCCACCAACGTACTGCGCTCGCGTGTCGTGCTGCTCACGAACGTCGGCCTCGACCATACGGACGTGCTGGGCGACACCGTGGAAGCCATCGCGCGGGAGAAGCTCGCCGTTGCTCATGATGACAACACGATAGTGGTGCTGCCGGACGACACGTTCGCCCCGCTCGTCCCCGCCGGCGTCACCGTCATCGGCGGCGCCCGCGAGGCGGCCGAGGCTTTCGCCGGACACCCGCTCGGCCCTGCGCCGGCGATCGTGCTGCCCGGCAGGCTGGAGCGGCGCGGGGCGGAGATCCGGGACGGCGCCCACAACCCCGACGGCGTCGCCTGGCTGCGCGCTCAGCTCGAGGGTGCCGAGCACGTGCTCGTCGCCTCGATCCTCCGCGACAAGGACGTCGACGCGATGCTCGAAGGGCTCGCGGCGCTGGGGAGGACGCTCGTGGCCACGGGATCGTCGAACGCCCGTGCGCTCACGGCCGCCGAGCTCGCGGCGCGAGCGCGAGGACGGTTCGACACGATCGAGGCGATCGACGACCCGGTTGCCGCCGTGGCGCGGGCGCACGCGCTCGGCGAGCCGGTGCTGGTGACCGGCTCGCTCTACCTGCTCGCCGACCTCGAGGCGGCCGAGCCCCGATGA
- a CDS encoding zinc ribbon domain-containing protein, with protein MPIAATDSLVDASTWAVARNLSLFLVVVFWLATAYWVLADARRRVDDPWLVATAGLLGLVPPFVGPVVYLFFRPPETIDERRERELEMRAIEARLAESDLCCPVCRGRVDSSYLVCPVCTTRLKHACAECGAPLEPIWQACPYCATPVPPAAITGGDALQPLRPRRRSR; from the coding sequence GTGCCGATCGCCGCCACCGACAGCCTCGTCGACGCCAGCACGTGGGCGGTTGCCCGCAACCTCTCGCTCTTCCTCGTCGTCGTCTTCTGGCTCGCGACCGCCTACTGGGTGCTCGCCGACGCCCGGCGCCGCGTCGATGACCCGTGGCTGGTCGCGACCGCCGGGCTGCTCGGCCTCGTGCCGCCGTTCGTCGGCCCGGTCGTCTACCTCTTCTTCCGCCCGCCGGAGACGATCGACGAGCGCCGCGAGCGCGAGCTCGAGATGCGCGCGATCGAGGCCCGGCTCGCGGAGAGCGACCTCTGCTGCCCCGTCTGCCGTGGTCGCGTCGATTCGTCTTACCTCGTCTGCCCCGTCTGCACCACGCGCCTCAAGCATGCGTGTGCCGAGTGCGGCGCGCCCCTGGAGCCGATCTGGCAGGCGTGCCCGTACTGTGCCACCCCCGTCCCGCCCGCCGCGATCACCGGCGGGGACGCGCTGCAGCCGTTGCGGCCGCGCCGGAGGAGCCGGTAG
- the ndk gene encoding nucleoside-diphosphate kinase — protein MAIETTLVLVKPDGVRRALCGEIVSRFERRGYELRGARLLKVSRALAQQHYAEHKGKPFFGDLVSFITSGPVLALAVRGENAIAGVRTMMGATNPADSAPGTIRGDLATELSENIVHGSDSKASAKRELGLFFPDGLV, from the coding sequence ATGGCTATCGAAACCACACTGGTCCTCGTCAAGCCGGACGGCGTCCGCCGCGCGCTCTGCGGCGAGATCGTCTCCCGCTTCGAGCGTCGCGGCTACGAGCTGCGCGGCGCCCGTCTGCTCAAGGTCTCCCGCGCGCTCGCGCAGCAGCACTACGCCGAGCACAAGGGCAAGCCGTTCTTCGGCGACCTCGTCTCGTTCATCACCTCCGGCCCCGTGCTCGCCCTCGCCGTCCGCGGCGAGAACGCGATCGCCGGCGTCCGCACCATGATGGGCGCCACCAACCCGGCCGACTCCGCACCGGGCACGATCCGGGGCGACCTTGCCACCGAGCTGTCGGAGAACATCGTGCACGGCTCCGACTCGAAGGCGAGCGCCAAGCGCGAGCTCGGCCTGTTCTTCCCCGACGGCCTCGTCTGA
- a CDS encoding Maf family protein, which translates to MTLVLASTSPQRRAILEQLRIPFRVVAPAYEEHDPPDADPVALVRAHAEGKARSMHVDGAVTLGVDTTVHLDGRLYGKPTDIADARAMLTELAGRTHAVLSGLCLLGPGFEVVEHAVTDVSFRPRLALELEAYLRSGEWEGRAGAYAIQGLGGRLVERIAGDYLNVVGLPGALLVAELERHAPNLLQNR; encoded by the coding sequence ATGACCCTCGTTCTCGCCTCGACGTCGCCGCAGCGGCGCGCGATCCTGGAGCAGCTTCGCATCCCGTTCCGGGTCGTCGCTCCCGCCTACGAGGAGCACGACCCTCCCGACGCAGACCCGGTCGCGCTCGTCCGCGCGCACGCCGAGGGGAAGGCGCGGTCGATGCACGTCGACGGCGCCGTCACGCTCGGGGTGGATACGACCGTCCACCTCGACGGGCGCCTCTACGGCAAGCCCACGGACATCGCGGACGCCCGGGCGATGCTCACGGAGCTCGCAGGCCGTACGCACGCCGTCCTCTCCGGCCTCTGCCTCCTCGGCCCAGGCTTCGAGGTCGTCGAGCACGCGGTCACCGACGTCTCCTTCCGCCCACGTCTCGCGCTCGAGCTCGAGGCGTACCTGCGCTCGGGCGAGTGGGAAGGGCGGGCCGGCGCCTACGCGATCCAGGGCCTCGGCGGGAGGCTCGTCGAGCGTATCGCCGGCGACTACCTCAACGTCGTCGGGCTGCCGGGCGCCCTCCTCGTCGCGGAGCTCGAACGACACGCCCCGAACCTGCTGCAAAATCGGTAG
- a CDS encoding rod shape-determining protein — translation MSWFNALTGFGGRDMAVDLGTANTLVYVRGRGIVLSEPSVVAIDQRTGDVHAVGVEAKRMLGRTPGTISAIRPLKDGVIADFDVTEQMLRHFIQKVHQHRFAHPRVVVCVPSGVTGVEKRAVEEATLSAGARQAYLIEEPMAAAIGAGLPVAEPTGNMIVDIGGGTTEVAVISLGGIVVSQSLRVGGDEMDEAIVNHIKKEYKLLVGQQTAEEIKLEVGSAHRLSEEVQAEVRGRDMLTGLPKTVIISSEEVRRALDEPVSQIIDAIKSTLDKTPPELSADIMDRGIVLAGGGALLQGLDERLRHETHMPVHLAESPLTCVAVGSGRSLEEFEAIHRSNRSRARRNGQRR, via the coding sequence ATGAGCTGGTTCAATGCCCTCACCGGCTTCGGCGGCCGTGACATGGCCGTCGACCTCGGAACCGCGAACACGCTCGTCTACGTGCGCGGACGCGGCATCGTCCTCTCCGAGCCGTCCGTCGTCGCGATCGACCAGCGCACCGGCGACGTCCATGCCGTCGGCGTCGAGGCCAAGCGCATGCTCGGCCGCACGCCCGGCACGATCTCGGCGATCCGGCCGCTCAAGGACGGCGTCATCGCCGACTTCGACGTCACCGAGCAGATGCTGCGGCATTTCATCCAGAAGGTGCACCAGCACCGCTTCGCGCACCCCCGCGTCGTCGTCTGCGTCCCGTCCGGCGTCACCGGCGTCGAGAAGCGCGCCGTCGAGGAGGCAACGCTCTCCGCCGGCGCGCGCCAGGCATATCTCATCGAGGAGCCGATGGCGGCGGCGATCGGCGCCGGCCTCCCCGTCGCCGAGCCGACCGGGAACATGATCGTCGACATCGGCGGCGGCACGACCGAGGTCGCGGTGATCTCGCTCGGCGGTATCGTCGTCTCCCAGTCGCTCCGCGTCGGCGGCGACGAGATGGACGAGGCGATCGTCAACCACATCAAGAAGGAGTACAAGCTCCTCGTGGGCCAGCAGACCGCCGAGGAGATCAAGCTCGAAGTCGGCTCCGCCCACCGCCTCAGCGAGGAGGTGCAGGCCGAGGTGCGCGGACGCGACATGCTCACGGGCCTGCCGAAGACCGTGATCATCTCCTCCGAGGAGGTACGGCGCGCCCTCGACGAGCCCGTCTCGCAGATCATCGACGCGATCAAGTCCACGCTCGACAAGACGCCCCCCGAGCTGTCCGCCGACATCATGGACCGCGGCATCGTGCTCGCCGGCGGCGGCGCCCTCCTGCAGGGTCTCGACGAGCGGCTCCGCCACGAGACCCATATGCCCGTGCACCTCGCCGAGAGCCCGCTCACGTGTGTCGCCGTCGGCTCCGGCCGCAGCCTCGAGGAGTTCGAGGCGATCCACCGCTCGAACCGCTCGCGCGCCCGCCGCAACGGCCAGCGCCGCTAG
- the mreC gene encoding rod shape-determining protein MreC yields the protein MGGLVVLALVLITLSFRQSGDGPVASAQSAAAIVLRPFTVAGERVAQPFRDAYGWFDSLLTARSDARRLRAENEALRQQVIQNQFAANESAKLKALLDFRDGPRFPADYRGLAAAVIARPSGGFTQDVVVAVGSSDGVTLDAPVVSADGFLGRVTRVYSRSSRVTLLTDEQLAVSALDVKTGAAGIVRHGRASASALVFDRVPKKLEVGVGDTIVTAGWRSSKLASLYPKGIPIGRVTSVGQADTDLWKQVQVEPFANFDAIDAVLVLVRKDAAGP from the coding sequence GTGGGCGGGCTCGTCGTGCTCGCGCTCGTTCTCATCACCCTGTCGTTCCGGCAGTCGGGCGACGGCCCCGTCGCCTCCGCCCAGAGCGCGGCCGCCATCGTGCTGCGCCCCTTCACCGTCGCCGGCGAGCGCGTCGCGCAGCCGTTCCGCGACGCCTACGGCTGGTTCGACTCCCTGCTCACGGCGCGCTCCGACGCCAGGAGGCTGCGCGCCGAGAACGAGGCCCTGCGCCAGCAGGTGATCCAGAACCAGTTCGCCGCCAACGAGAGCGCGAAGCTCAAGGCGCTGCTCGACTTCCGCGACGGGCCGCGCTTCCCCGCCGACTACCGGGGGCTTGCCGCGGCCGTCATCGCCCGTCCGAGCGGCGGCTTCACCCAGGACGTCGTCGTCGCGGTCGGCTCCAGCGACGGCGTCACCCTCGACGCCCCGGTCGTCAGCGCCGACGGGTTCCTCGGGCGCGTCACCCGCGTCTACTCGCGCTCGTCGCGCGTCACGCTGCTCACCGACGAGCAGCTGGCCGTCTCGGCTCTCGACGTCAAGACCGGCGCCGCAGGCATCGTCCGACACGGTCGCGCCTCCGCGTCGGCGCTCGTCTTCGACCGCGTGCCGAAGAAGCTCGAAGTCGGCGTCGGGGACACGATCGTGACCGCCGGCTGGCGCTCCAGCAAGCTCGCTTCGCTCTATCCGAAGGGCATCCCGATCGGGCGCGTGACGAGCGTCGGGCAGGCGGACACGGACCTGTGGAAACAGGTGCAGGTGGAGCCGTTCGCCAACTTCGACGCCATCGACGCCGTGCTCGTGCTCGTGCGCAAGGACGCCGCCGGGCCGTGA
- the mreD gene encoding rod shape-determining protein MreD: protein MSVAATRIAPVVFVVAMLQVSAFSALHVLGGTPDALLVVLVSVALLRGSIAGAAAGFVAGLLVDAATLGTLGETALLLTLAGYWAGRYGETTGRGRRYAPPLAVAAITVLVGVGGTTLHYMLGDAAAAAQTLAPVLPGLALNLLLAYPIHRLVRRLVGERRRDDRVRGVEILV, encoded by the coding sequence GTGAGCGTCGCCGCCACCAGGATCGCGCCCGTCGTGTTCGTCGTGGCGATGCTGCAGGTCTCGGCGTTCTCGGCGCTCCACGTGCTCGGCGGCACGCCCGACGCGCTGCTCGTCGTGCTCGTCTCGGTGGCGCTCCTGCGCGGGTCGATCGCCGGCGCCGCGGCAGGATTCGTCGCGGGCCTGCTCGTCGACGCGGCGACGCTCGGCACGCTCGGGGAGACGGCGCTCCTGCTCACGCTCGCCGGCTACTGGGCCGGCCGCTACGGCGAGACGACCGGCCGCGGCCGCCGCTACGCGCCACCCCTGGCGGTCGCGGCGATCACCGTGCTCGTGGGGGTCGGCGGCACGACGCTCCACTACATGCTCGGCGACGCGGCGGCGGCGGCGCAGACGCTGGCGCCCGTCCTGCCCGGTCTTGCCCTCAACCTGCTGCTCGCCTATCCGATCCACCGCCTCGTGCGGCGGCTCGTCGGCGAGAGACGGCGCGACGACCGTGTGCGGGGGGTCGAGATCCTTGTCTAG